A genomic segment from Rhodospirillum centenum SW encodes:
- a CDS encoding flavin monoamine oxidase family protein, with protein MIGVSAGSSLMYQAASSLGLAAESEFKGPPALSAAPAGASVLILGAGVAGLVAAYELSKAGYRVQVLEYRDRPGGRCWTLRGGDVYTELGGFTQTVGFDPGNYVNPGPWRIPHHHHGVMHYCMTLGVPLEPFTQVNYNAYVHSKDAFGGKPVRYREVEADFQGHVADLLAKLAHKGGLDGLVEKEDTERLLEALRDWGALDREMQYRAGGESSMRRGFARPPGGGLSGEPVPSEPIGFADILRSGLWRQIAAGNELEFQTTLFQPVGGMDRVAYALAEQVKDRIRYGARVRGIHQDDSGVTVSFDDGKGGGPEMARADWCLCTIPLSVLSQIPLNVGPDMAHAIAAVPYEASLKIGLQFKRRFWEQDDAIYGGMSYTDLPISLIGYPNTGYGSKGKAVLLGAYAWGPYAYEFSAMPPEERVRRAVEFGAQIHPQYREEFDCGVAVAWHRVPWTMGCFGHWTEKTRAQHYRNLCQIDGRILLAGEHASYLPAWQEGAVTSALDAITRLHQRIVAQPAPSKT; from the coding sequence ATGATCGGCGTATCGGCCGGCAGCTCGCTGATGTACCAGGCCGCCAGCAGCCTGGGGCTGGCCGCGGAGTCCGAGTTCAAGGGACCGCCGGCATTGTCCGCGGCGCCCGCCGGGGCCTCCGTGCTGATCCTGGGGGCTGGCGTCGCCGGCCTCGTGGCCGCCTACGAGCTGTCGAAGGCGGGCTACAGGGTCCAGGTCCTGGAATACCGCGACCGGCCGGGCGGCCGCTGCTGGACCCTGCGCGGCGGCGACGTCTACACGGAGCTGGGCGGCTTCACCCAGACGGTCGGCTTCGATCCCGGCAACTACGTCAATCCGGGACCCTGGCGCATTCCCCACCATCACCACGGGGTGATGCACTACTGCATGACCCTGGGCGTTCCGCTGGAGCCCTTCACCCAGGTCAACTACAACGCCTACGTCCATTCCAAGGACGCCTTCGGCGGCAAGCCGGTCCGCTACCGCGAGGTCGAAGCCGACTTCCAGGGCCATGTGGCGGACCTGCTGGCCAAGCTCGCGCACAAGGGCGGGCTCGATGGTCTGGTCGAGAAGGAGGACACCGAGCGCCTGCTGGAAGCCCTGCGCGACTGGGGGGCGCTGGACCGCGAGATGCAGTACCGCGCGGGTGGGGAGTCCAGCATGCGCCGGGGCTTCGCCAGACCGCCCGGCGGCGGTCTGTCGGGTGAGCCGGTCCCGTCCGAGCCGATCGGCTTCGCTGACATCCTGCGCTCCGGCCTCTGGCGCCAGATCGCCGCCGGCAACGAACTGGAATTCCAGACCACCCTGTTCCAGCCCGTGGGCGGCATGGACAGGGTGGCCTACGCTCTGGCGGAGCAGGTCAAGGACAGGATCCGCTACGGGGCACGGGTCCGCGGCATCCACCAGGACGACAGCGGCGTCACCGTCAGCTTCGACGACGGCAAGGGGGGCGGTCCGGAGATGGCCCGGGCGGACTGGTGCCTCTGCACCATCCCGCTCTCGGTCCTCAGCCAGATTCCGCTCAATGTCGGCCCGGACATGGCGCATGCCATCGCCGCTGTCCCGTATGAGGCCAGCCTGAAGATCGGGTTGCAGTTCAAGCGCCGCTTCTGGGAACAGGACGACGCCATCTATGGCGGGATGAGCTACACCGACCTGCCCATCTCGCTGATCGGCTACCCCAACACCGGCTACGGCTCCAAGGGCAAGGCGGTGCTGCTCGGCGCCTATGCCTGGGGACCCTACGCCTACGAGTTCAGCGCCATGCCGCCGGAGGAGCGGGTCCGGCGGGCCGTGGAGTTCGGCGCCCAGATCCATCCGCAGTACCGGGAGGAGTTCGACTGCGGCGTCGCCGTGGCCTGGCACCGGGTGCCCTGGACCATGGGCTGCTTCGGCCACTGGACCGAGAAGACCCGGGCCCAGCACTACCGCAACCTCTGCCAGATCGACGGCCGCATCCTGCTGGCCGGCGAGCACGCCTCCTACCTGCCCGCCTGGCAGGAAGGCGCCGTCACCTCGGCCCTGGACGCCATCACCCGCCTGCACCAGCGCATCGTCGCGCAGCCCGCGCCGTCGAAGACCTGA
- a CDS encoding NAD(P)/FAD-dependent oxidoreductase — translation MAEIVVLGAGLGGTLAAFEILPTLRKEDRLTVIGQGRTFHFVPSNPWIAVGWRDRQDIEVDLDNVMARRRIRFVSTGAERLHPAENRIDLTDGSSLGYDYLVIATGPELAFDEVPGLGPDGFTHSICHIDHAVKAKEAFDRFLAKPGPIIVGAAQGASCFGPAYEFALILDTELRRRRIRDQVPMTFVTAEPYIGHLGLDGVGDTKSLLESELRNRHIKWITNARILGVEAGSMSVEELTDDGQIRRTHALPFAYSMILPAFRGVAALRGAEGLVNPRGFVVVDAYQRNPTFPNVFAVGVCVAIAPTGPTPVPVGVPKTGFMIESMVTATAENLRCLLRGRPAHSQATWNAVCLADFGDGGVAFVAQPQIPPRNVNWSSKGRWVHWAKIGFERYFMNKIRVGRKQPFYEKLLLDQLNIRLIKSRPDVVAAPVGQD, via the coding sequence ATGGCCGAGATCGTGGTCCTGGGCGCGGGCCTGGGGGGAACGCTGGCAGCTTTCGAAATCCTGCCGACCCTGAGAAAAGAAGACCGCCTGACCGTGATCGGTCAGGGCCGGACCTTCCACTTCGTTCCGTCCAATCCGTGGATCGCAGTCGGGTGGCGGGACCGGCAGGACATTGAAGTCGATCTGGACAACGTCATGGCACGCCGCCGGATCAGGTTCGTCTCCACCGGCGCGGAGCGCCTGCATCCGGCAGAGAACCGGATCGACCTTACCGATGGGTCGTCGCTCGGCTACGACTATCTGGTGATCGCCACCGGACCGGAGCTGGCCTTCGACGAGGTCCCGGGCCTGGGACCGGACGGCTTCACGCATTCCATCTGCCATATCGACCACGCCGTGAAGGCCAAGGAAGCCTTCGACCGCTTCCTGGCGAAACCCGGCCCGATCATCGTCGGGGCGGCACAAGGGGCTTCGTGCTTCGGTCCGGCCTACGAGTTCGCCCTGATCCTGGATACGGAACTGCGCCGCCGCCGCATCCGCGACCAGGTTCCCATGACCTTCGTGACGGCCGAGCCCTATATCGGACATCTGGGACTGGACGGGGTGGGGGACACCAAGTCGCTGCTGGAAAGCGAACTGCGCAACCGGCACATCAAATGGATCACCAACGCCCGCATCCTGGGGGTGGAAGCGGGCAGCATGAGCGTGGAGGAACTGACCGACGACGGCCAGATCCGCAGGACCCACGCCCTGCCCTTCGCCTATTCCATGATCCTGCCGGCCTTCCGCGGCGTGGCGGCCCTGCGCGGTGCGGAAGGGCTGGTGAACCCCCGCGGCTTCGTCGTCGTGGACGCCTACCAGCGCAATCCGACCTTCCCGAACGTGTTCGCCGTCGGCGTCTGCGTGGCGATCGCACCGACGGGGCCGACGCCGGTGCCGGTCGGCGTGCCGAAGACCGGCTTCATGATCGAATCCATGGTCACCGCCACGGCGGAGAATCTGCGCTGCCTGCTGCGCGGCAGGCCGGCCCACAGCCAGGCGACCTGGAACGCCGTCTGCCTTGCCGATTTCGGCGACGGCGGGGTGGCCTTCGTGGCCCAGCCCCAGATCCCCCCGCGCAACGTCAACTGGTCGTCCAAGGGCCGCTGGGTCCACTGGGCAAAGATCGGCTTCGAGCGCTACTTCATGAACAAGATCAGGGTCGGACGGAAGCAGCCTTTCTATGAGAAGCTGCTGCTCGACCAGCTCAACATCCGCCTGATCAAGTCGCGCCCCGATGTCGTCGCAGCGCCCGTCGGACAGGACTGA
- a CDS encoding c-type cytochrome — protein MKAMMNPTRKRTLSGLLGTAAVLAAVTAVLPAAAQSTDVQSSAFAAPDRFAYSDGGELYRAICQGCHMPTGEGASGAGAYPALAANPNLEVAAYPVSMVVGGRKAMPSFSFLSDAQISAVVGYVRTHFGNQFPDPVPVEEVAAARQAAHN, from the coding sequence ATGAAAGCGATGATGAACCCGACGCGGAAGCGGACCCTGTCCGGGCTCCTTGGCACGGCTGCGGTCCTTGCGGCGGTCACCGCCGTTCTGCCGGCGGCGGCGCAGTCCACCGACGTGCAGTCCAGCGCCTTCGCGGCACCGGACCGTTTCGCCTACAGTGACGGCGGCGAGCTTTACCGCGCCATCTGCCAGGGCTGCCACATGCCGACGGGGGAGGGGGCTTCCGGTGCCGGCGCCTATCCGGCACTGGCCGCAAATCCCAATCTGGAGGTCGCGGCCTATCCGGTTTCCATGGTGGTGGGTGGACGCAAGGCGATGCCGTCCTTCTCCTTCCTCTCGGATGCGCAGATCAGTGCCGTGGTCGGCTATGTCCGCACCCATTTCGGCAACCAGTTCCCCGATCCCGTCCCGGTCGAGGAGGTGGCGGCGGCCCGGCAGGCTGCGCACAACTGA
- a CDS encoding sensor domain-containing diguanylate cyclase — protein MTGRIDWIRRGGESRARQDSHDRQDGVARLRPVQAVADRPSSPDPPVPDGSTFDALFATNAAPILLIDPERDGAIVDVNPKAAEFYGHSRERFRTLHVWDINTLDRSVLPVMREISSWSGGHYPQRFRHRMADGSLRDVQVYAGPIQLQGRRLLLCIIHDVTAVIEAELFNRLLLESVQDGVCGVDLLGNVTFVNPAAVQAFGYSHESELMRGGIGRFLVPGGTGAAAHPVLQVAATGSPVRDLECPLFRQDGSPFPARITASPVRGRDGVVGVVVSFCDLTEEKERDARVTDLTNSLPGAVFQAEIRPDGRVLPTYFSSAANTLVGLPPGADLTMPGVLAGAMSRKQWIGVLYGLRRAAREGVAWDQEFHVHPPEAGTDGAGGADPAPGRWLLGRARPRPRPDGTVSINGVLLDITERKRLEASLEQAALNDPLTGVWNRRRFEQALEEAAARALRYGRPFSLLLIDIDHFKQFNDTHGHALGDRALQMVAGVLAGRSRQVDCLARWGGEEFSLLLPETDAVSAQALASDLRRAVAALSIADVGPGDVGPGGVTVSIGVGQATPGESIDALFRRVDAALYRAKAAGRNQVHLA, from the coding sequence ATGACCGGTCGAATCGATTGGATCAGGAGGGGGGGCGAGAGCCGTGCCCGGCAGGACAGTCACGACCGGCAGGACGGTGTCGCCAGACTGCGGCCGGTGCAGGCCGTGGCCGACCGGCCGTCGTCCCCGGATCCCCCGGTCCCCGACGGCTCCACCTTCGACGCCCTCTTCGCCACCAATGCCGCCCCGATCCTGCTGATCGACCCGGAGCGCGACGGCGCCATCGTCGATGTGAACCCGAAGGCGGCCGAGTTCTACGGCCACAGCCGGGAACGGTTCCGGACCCTGCATGTCTGGGACATCAACACCCTGGACCGCTCCGTCCTGCCGGTGATGCGGGAAATCTCCTCCTGGAGCGGCGGGCATTATCCCCAGCGGTTCCGCCATCGCATGGCCGACGGCTCGCTGCGCGATGTCCAGGTCTATGCCGGCCCCATCCAGCTCCAGGGTCGGCGCCTGCTGCTCTGCATCATCCATGACGTGACGGCGGTGATCGAGGCCGAGCTGTTCAACCGGCTGCTCCTTGAAAGCGTGCAGGACGGTGTCTGCGGTGTCGATCTCCTGGGCAACGTCACCTTCGTGAATCCGGCAGCGGTACAGGCCTTCGGCTACAGCCACGAGAGCGAGCTGATGCGGGGCGGCATCGGCCGTTTCCTCGTTCCCGGCGGGACCGGGGCCGCGGCGCATCCCGTCCTGCAGGTCGCGGCGACGGGCAGCCCTGTCCGCGATCTTGAATGCCCCCTCTTCCGCCAGGACGGATCGCCGTTCCCGGCACGGATCACCGCCAGCCCCGTGCGTGGCCGGGACGGGGTTGTCGGGGTCGTTGTCAGCTTCTGCGACCTGACGGAGGAGAAGGAGCGCGACGCGCGGGTCACCGACCTCACCAACTCCTTGCCGGGGGCGGTCTTCCAGGCCGAGATCCGGCCCGACGGCCGGGTGTTGCCGACCTATTTCAGTTCCGCCGCCAACACGCTGGTGGGTCTGCCGCCGGGTGCCGATCTGACGATGCCCGGGGTGCTGGCGGGCGCCATGAGCCGCAAGCAGTGGATCGGAGTCCTGTACGGGCTGCGCCGGGCCGCGCGGGAGGGTGTGGCCTGGGACCAGGAGTTCCACGTCCATCCGCCCGAGGCCGGGACGGACGGGGCAGGGGGCGCCGATCCGGCCCCCGGACGTTGGCTGCTGGGCCGGGCCCGGCCGCGGCCGCGGCCGGACGGCACCGTCTCCATCAACGGCGTGCTGCTGGACATCACCGAGCGCAAGCGGCTGGAGGCGTCGCTGGAGCAGGCGGCGCTGAACGATCCCCTGACGGGCGTCTGGAACCGCCGCCGCTTCGAACAGGCGCTGGAGGAAGCGGCCGCGCGCGCCCTGCGCTACGGGCGCCCCTTCTCGCTGCTGCTGATCGACATCGACCATTTCAAGCAGTTCAACGACACGCACGGCCACGCCCTCGGGGACCGGGCGTTGCAGATGGTGGCGGGCGTCCTGGCCGGGCGCTCGCGGCAGGTGGACTGCCTCGCCCGGTGGGGCGGGGAGGAGTTCTCCCTGCTGTTGCCCGAGACGGATGCCGTCTCGGCGCAGGCCCTGGCCTCTGACCTGCGCCGCGCCGTCGCCGCGCTGTCCATCGCCGACGTCGGGCCAGGGGACGTCGGGCCAGGGGGCGTCACCGTCAGCATCGGCGTCGGGCAGGCCACCCCGGGTGAGAGCATCGACGCCCTGTTCCGGCGGGTGGACGCGGCTCTCTACCGCGCCAAGGCCGCCGGCCGGAACCAGGTTCACCTGGCCTGA